AAAAAATTACCGGAAAAAGACCTGTCGGCCATCGCGCTCCCGGCGGCGTAGTGCACCCCTTTACAATCAAGCTGCTTTACGAACGGGGGTATATTTACAGTTCCAACTGGCGGGATCGCGACAACGCATTTTTTCATGAAATAGACGGCCGGGAAGTTCCCCTTGTTGAATTCCCTAAAGACTCTATCTACGATGATTCCGCATATTTCCATGTTACCAACAGTCCGCCGATTCGAGAGGGCATGCAATCTGCCCGGACGATGATAGAGATATGGAAAGACGAGTTCGACGGATTAGCCGCTGAAGGCGATAAAATCATGTCTTTTGTCATCCATCCCCAGATCTCCGGCAGGGTCAGCAGAGTCAACGCGATCGGCGAATTTATCGGCTACATGAAAACCAAAGGCGCTTGGTTTGGCAGAAGCGATGAAGTGGCACGGTATCTCATCGCGCGGAAGAATTTTCACGGCGCGTCTTAATTCGCCGGAACAACGCCGCCGCTGCCCTTTAGGAGCGCCAACGCTTGCGCGGGCAAAATATCCCGTTCGTTTTTTATGAAGTGCGAGAAACAATAACGGAGGAGTGAATATTTTGAGTTTATGGGAACGAGCAAAAAAAGTTTTGCCGCCGGTTGCGGCCCGCTCCACCCAGCTTGGGATAGTGGAAGGCCACGGTTCCTATCTGTACGGCGAAGACGGGCGAAAATATCTTGATTTCGCTTCAGGCGTGGCGGTATGCAATGTAGGCCATAACCACCCGGAAGTTGTTCAGGCCATACGGGAACAGTTGGGCAAACTTGTGCACGGCGGCCATAACGTAGTCTATTATGAACCTTATGTTGCGTTAGCGGAAGAAATCGTATCTATGACCGGCGGCGATACGATGGTTTATTTCAGCAACTCCGGGGCGGAAGCTAACGAAGGGGCACTGAAATTGGCAAAATATGTTACCGGCCGGCCGGCTCTTGTGGCCTTCAGCGGCGCTTTCCACGGCAGAACATTAGGGGCGGCGTCAATAACCACGTCCAATGCTTCCTTTCGGAAAAAATACGAGCCGCTTTTGCCAAGTATATATTTTGCCGAATACCCGTATTGCTACCGCTGTCCGTTTGGCCGCAAACAGGAGAACTGCTCTATGGAATGCCTCGGCCAATTTGACTGTCTGTTCAGCCGGGCGGTCGACCCTTCGCAGATTGCCGCCATGATCATTGAGCCGGTAGCCGGCGAAGGCGGCTATATAGTTCCGCCGGCGCCATTTATGCAAGGATTGTACGAGATCTGCCGGGAACAAGGTATATTGCTTATATTTGACGAAATTCAGACAGGCTTTGGCCGGACGGGGAAAATGTTTGCCTACGAACACTTGAAATACCGTCCGGATATTATGACCTGCGCCAAAGGCATCGCTAACGGATTGCCGCTCAGCGCAATTATCGCCAGACGGGATTTGATGGAACAATGGCCGGCCGGGGCGCATGGCGGAACATTCGGCGGCAATCCGCTTGCTTGCGCCGCCGCCAAAAAGGTTGTTGAAATATTAAGGGGCGGCGGCCTTGACAACGCCAAAAAGATGGGTTCTTATCTTCTCGCAAAATTAAACGCGTTTAAAAGCCGTTATAAATCAATTGGGGATGTTCGCGGAACAGGGCTGATGCTGGGGGTCGAGTTCATTGACGGCGAAGGCGGCCCAAACGGAAATTTAGTACATGCCATTCTTGATTATTGCATAGGTCACGGATTGATTTTACTGTCCTGCGGACCGCACAAACACGTCATTCGCTTTATTTGCGCCACAACCGTGACAAAGCAAGAAATTGACGATGGGCTTGCCATACTGGAAGCGGCCTTGCAAACTGCGGAGGCATAGCCGCCGGCAAATACGCTGGCCAAATTTTGTCCGGCTTTCTTGGGGCGATTTTTTTATTCAAATGCGGTGTGAACACAAAACGGAGGGTTAATCATGACGCAAAACAAACCGCCTACATGCCTGAACTATATCGGCGGACAGTGGAAAGCTGCCATTTCGGGCGAAACAATGGCAAGCAGCAATCCCGCAAAGCCGCAGGAGCTGGTTGGCTATGCGCAAAAATCGTCGCTTGCGGATTTGGATGATGCGGTAAACGCCGCTAAAATGGCAAAAGATGTTTGGAGAAAAACAGCAAGTCCAGTTAGGGGCGAATATTTAGAACGGACAGCTGACATTTTAGAAAAGCGGCTGCAAGAAATCGCCGAAACAACGACCCGTGAAATGGGAAAAAGTTTGCCAGAGGCCAAAGGCGAAACAATTCGTGGAATTGCCCTGCTGCGATATTATGCCGGCGAGGGAATGTATAAGACAGGCGACGTTATTCCCACTACCGATGGAGAGGCCTTTATGTTCACTGACCGTGTGCCGCTTGGCGTAGTCGGCGTAATAACGCCGTGGAACTTTCCGGTTTCTATTCCTATTTGGAAAATGGCGCCGGCGCTGGCCTACGGAAATACCATAGTGATAAAAACGGCTCAAGAAGCGGCCGTGACAGGCAGCAAAGTTATAGAATGTTTTGCCGACGCCGGATTTCCGGACGGAGTGATTAATATGGTGACCGGAAGCGGCTCGGTTATCGGCCAAGGGATCATTGACCATCCGGACATTAACGCCATTACCTTTACCGGCTCCAATGCGGTCGGCAAGCGGGTAGCAGCCGGCGCGGCCGCCCGCGGAGCCAAATATCAGCTGGAAATGGGTGGGAAAAATCCGGTAATTGTCGCGGCGGACGCCGATCTGAATCTGGCCGTAGAGGCAACGGTGAGCGGCGCTTTCCGTTCAACCGGACAAAAGTGCACTGCTACAAGTCGGGCGATAATCCATCGGCAAGTATATGAACTTTTTAAAGAAAAATTACTAAAGCGAATTCAGAAGCTCAAAATTGGTTATGGGTTAGATACAGATACCTGGATGGGGCCGGTCGCGAACAAGGATCAGTTGCAAACCGTCTTGGCATATATTGAGAAAGGCAAAGAAGAAGGGGCCACATTGCTGTGCGGAGGCAAACGCTGTGATACGGAAAAACTAAAATACGGGTATTTTGTCGAGCCCACAGTATTTGAAAACGTAAGAAAGGATATGACTATATTCCGGGAAGAAATCTTTGGCCCGGTATTGGCTTTGGTAAAGTTTGATTCTATAGAGGAAGCCTTGCAAATAGCTAATGACGTGAAATATGGTTTGAGCGCTTCCATCTTTACCAGAGATATTGGGACCATGTTTCACTTTATCAAAGACATGGAGGCGGGTTTGGTGCGTATTAACGCTGAAAGCGCCGGATTGGAATTGCAGGCTCCTTTTGGCGGGCTGAAAGAATCTAGCTCCTATTCCCGTGAGCAGGGGCAAGGAGCTAAAGAATTTTTTACGTCGACGCGGACAATTTACGTGAAACCATGAACAAATAACTCTTGTTGAAAAAGGAGCGCTAAGATCATGGCAAAGGTTTCCATCGTGGCAGCGGGGGATTCTTTTATAACGCAACGCTTGCCGCAAGATATTCATTTCGCCGAATTGAAAGAATATATACAAGCGCACGATGTACGTTTTACTAACTTTGAAGTCCTCCTGCATGATTTTGAAGTTTATCCGGCGCCAGTCAGCGGAGGCACTTGGGCGGCCGCCCGCCCGGAAGTTTTACAGGACATCAAGCAGCTTGGCTTTAATATGATGACTTGGGCAAACAATCACACGATTGACTGGAACATTGACGGCATCTTAACGACAATGAACCATCTTGATAAAAACAAGTGTATCCACGCCGGTGTTGGCAGAAACTTGGCCGAGGCGTCACAGCCGCGATATCTTGATGCTGCGCAGGGGCGCGTCGCACTGCTCGGCGTAACCTCGACGATATCGGAATGGGGCATGGCCAGCGCGCAAAGACCCGACGTGCTTGGCCGGCCCGGAGCTAACGCCCTTCGTTATCAGGCGATTCATAAACTCTATCCGCAGGATTTTGACAAGTTAAAAGAAATCGTCGAACAGACGGAAGTAAACGCCAATAGAATTTTAGATGAAAAAGAGGGCTTTAAAAAACCAGTTGTTGGCGGCTATTATGTTGGCGGTATCAGGTTCGAACCGGGCGATAAACCGGGAACTATAACTAAAATGAACGCCAAGGACGCCGAACGCATTGTCCGTTCCATACACGAAGCGATCCGGCAGGCGGATGTTGTTTTAGTCAGCCATCATACACACGAGCGGAAAGGTTTGGCGAAGGGCCGCCCGGCGGATTTTGCCCGTGATTTTGCAAAATTGTGCATTGACAGCGGCGCCCATGCTTATATCGGCCATGGCCCTCATATTTGGCGTGGCATTGAAATTTACAAAAATCGCCCGATCTTCTATAGCTTAGGGGATTTCATTTTTCAAAATGATTCTGTAGAGCGTCAACCAACGGAATTTTATGATCTATATGACCTCGGTGCGGAAAATACTGTCTCCGATGGACTGGATGCCCGCAGCGCCAATGAAACGCGCGGCCTTGCCGTAGATCGCAAAGTATATGAATCGGCTTTGGTTTCTTTTACGGTTGCAGACGGCAAAATTGATGAAGTTACGTTAGTTCCGCTTTCCTTGGGTTTCGAATACGGCAGGCCGCGGCGCGGCCGCCCGCAGTTTTCTAACAAGGCGGACGGGGAACGTATTTTGCGCGACATTGCTGATTTATCCGCAGAATTTGGCACAGAAGTCACAATAAATGACGGTATAGGAAAGATTAAACTGAAGTAATTTTTTTCAGAAAAACCATGCGAAAATTGCGTAATCGGCTGCGCCGCGCCCATTTGACTCAATCATGCGTCCTGCCGATTCGCCAAAGAGCCGTTTCCCGGCAGCGCAACGGTAAAGACGCTGCCCCCGCCCGGGCGTTCTGCCGCTTTTACCGTTCCGCCGTGGGCGCTGACGATGGATTTTACTATGGACAGGCCGATGCCCGAACCGCCGCTCCTGCGGCTGCGGGACTTGTCCGCCCGGTAAAGGCGCTCAAAAATCAGCGGCAAATCGGCGGCGTCGATGCCCGGGCCGTTGTCGGCTACCGTCAGGACTACGTTGGGCGGTTCTTTTTTTATATCGACTTCTATCCGCCCGTCTGCCGGCGTGTATTTGACCGCGTTGGACAGGAGGTTGAATATTACTTGGCTTAGCCGGCCGCGATCGGCGAAAACAGCGGCATCGTCTCCCCGCACGTCTATCCGCAGCCGCTTCTCCGCCGCCGGTATCGCTATGTTGCCCGCCACGGCCCGGACAACTTCCAAAAGGCCAAACCGCGTTTTGTCCAAATGCAAGGTCTCGCTTTCCGCTTTGGCCAGCCGCTCCAAATCGGCGATCAAGTTCACCAGGCGGCTGATTTCCTCCTGGCAGCTTTGCAGGCGTTCGGCGGAAGCATCCCATAATCCGTCAATCATCGCTTCCAGATTGGCGCTGACAATCGTCAGGGGCGTGCGCAGTTCATGGGCGACGTCGGCCGTCATTTGCTTGCGCAGGCTTTCCTGTTTGGAAAGAGCCGCGCCCAGTTGCTGGACGGCCGCCGCCAGATTGTCCAGTTCCTTGACGCCGGCCCGGTTTTCAAATTCTATAGCGTAATCGCCGCCAGCCATGCGTTTGGTTATGTCAATGGTTTCCACGATGGGGCGGGCTATCCGCTTGGCCAGGAACCAACCGGTTATCAACGCGAACAGGAGCGAAAGCGAGCCGGTGAAGAGCAAAATGCCGTTCAGGGTACTTAAAAACTGAAAATCATTTTCACTTAGAAAATACGGGCCAAAATAACTGATGGTTACGGAACCTATCTTTTCGCCGTTTTTGTCCAAGGCATAATCTTGCGATACAAACTCGCCTTCGACTTTGGGCAGCCGCGCGTTCATCCTGGTGGATATTTCCCGCATTATCTGGTCGCACAGGGTCATGTCATGCTGCTGCGCGTCCCAAACCGAATGTCCGCCGTTGTCGTACACCTTGATGATGTAGCCTTCGTACAGCACGTACATGCCGAGCATGTGAATGAAAGAACTGTCCCAGGAACGTGTTTCAAGG
The Acidaminococcales bacterium genome window above contains:
- a CDS encoding polysaccharide deacetylase; translated protein: MGIWPDNKRIAIMMAFDLDAETLWLVRNKENCSHPVNLSKGAYGPKQGIPRILNMLDIHDIKATFFIPGWVVERHEETAKDINRRGHEIAFHGYLHEEEQGVSYEQENETMEKSEVIIEKITGKRPVGHRAPGGVVHPFTIKLLYERGYIYSSNWRDRDNAFFHEIDGREVPLVEFPKDSIYDDSAYFHVTNSPPIREGMQSARTMIEIWKDEFDGLAAEGDKIMSFVIHPQISGRVSRVNAIGEFIGYMKTKGAWFGRSDEVARYLIARKNFHGAS
- a CDS encoding aspartate aminotransferase family protein, whose amino-acid sequence is MSLWERAKKVLPPVAARSTQLGIVEGHGSYLYGEDGRKYLDFASGVAVCNVGHNHPEVVQAIREQLGKLVHGGHNVVYYEPYVALAEEIVSMTGGDTMVYFSNSGAEANEGALKLAKYVTGRPALVAFSGAFHGRTLGAASITTSNASFRKKYEPLLPSIYFAEYPYCYRCPFGRKQENCSMECLGQFDCLFSRAVDPSQIAAMIIEPVAGEGGYIVPPAPFMQGLYEICREQGILLIFDEIQTGFGRTGKMFAYEHLKYRPDIMTCAKGIANGLPLSAIIARRDLMEQWPAGAHGGTFGGNPLACAAAKKVVEILRGGGLDNAKKMGSYLLAKLNAFKSRYKSIGDVRGTGLMLGVEFIDGEGGPNGNLVHAILDYCIGHGLILLSCGPHKHVIRFICATTVTKQEIDDGLAILEAALQTAEA
- a CDS encoding aldehyde dehydrogenase family protein, with the translated sequence MTQNKPPTCLNYIGGQWKAAISGETMASSNPAKPQELVGYAQKSSLADLDDAVNAAKMAKDVWRKTASPVRGEYLERTADILEKRLQEIAETTTREMGKSLPEAKGETIRGIALLRYYAGEGMYKTGDVIPTTDGEAFMFTDRVPLGVVGVITPWNFPVSIPIWKMAPALAYGNTIVIKTAQEAAVTGSKVIECFADAGFPDGVINMVTGSGSVIGQGIIDHPDINAITFTGSNAVGKRVAAGAAARGAKYQLEMGGKNPVIVAADADLNLAVEATVSGAFRSTGQKCTATSRAIIHRQVYELFKEKLLKRIQKLKIGYGLDTDTWMGPVANKDQLQTVLAYIEKGKEEGATLLCGGKRCDTEKLKYGYFVEPTVFENVRKDMTIFREEIFGPVLALVKFDSIEEALQIANDVKYGLSASIFTRDIGTMFHFIKDMEAGLVRINAESAGLELQAPFGGLKESSSYSREQGQGAKEFFTSTRTIYVKP
- a CDS encoding CapA family protein; this translates as MAKVSIVAAGDSFITQRLPQDIHFAELKEYIQAHDVRFTNFEVLLHDFEVYPAPVSGGTWAAARPEVLQDIKQLGFNMMTWANNHTIDWNIDGILTTMNHLDKNKCIHAGVGRNLAEASQPRYLDAAQGRVALLGVTSTISEWGMASAQRPDVLGRPGANALRYQAIHKLYPQDFDKLKEIVEQTEVNANRILDEKEGFKKPVVGGYYVGGIRFEPGDKPGTITKMNAKDAERIVRSIHEAIRQADVVLVSHHTHERKGLAKGRPADFARDFAKLCIDSGAHAYIGHGPHIWRGIEIYKNRPIFYSLGDFIFQNDSVERQPTEFYDLYDLGAENTVSDGLDARSANETRGLAVDRKVYESALVSFTVADGKIDEVTLVPLSLGFEYGRPRRGRPQFSNKADGERILRDIADLSAEFGTEVTINDGIGKIKLK